TAGAGATGGGATGTATCTCGTCTAATACGGCTTAAGGAAGTGTCTGTAATTCCTAAATAAGAAGCTATAATTTTAAGAGGAACATTTTTAAATATATCGGGTCTTTGCTTTAAAAGCTTTAAATATCTAGTTTCGGCTTTTTGACTTACCATTTCGATAAGTCTGTCGTTAAGATTGTGATAATTAATAACAAACAGTAATCGGCTAAATTCTCTAAATTGAGAAATACTATGAAAATTATCTTGAACAGTTTCTAAATCCGTTTCCCAAAAAGTACAATCTGTAATGGTCTGAAAGGTTTCTTTGGTAGGCTCTTTTTTAAAAAAAGAAAGAAAGTCGTTTACAAAA
The Flavobacterium humidisoli DNA segment above includes these coding regions:
- a CDS encoding Crp/Fnr family transcriptional regulator, giving the protein MTNPENKLVLNNFFHSLFPIEKEVVEKITKNFTPFKLEKNSILLDKETVSTKTYFLEKGYMASFILNEDNDEIITNIFTAPCFVNDFLSFFKKEPTKETFQTITDCTFWETDLETVQDNFHSISQFREFSRLLFVINYHNLNDRLIEMVSQKAETRYLKLLKQRPDIFKNVPLKIIASYLGITDTSLSRIRRDTSHL